In Gimesia benthica, a single window of DNA contains:
- a CDS encoding glycosyltransferase family 2 protein, producing the protein MVGGLKLPGEKTGRNPSLEKSVKKNQSRSRVSVIIAARNNERYLAETIESALQQSIPCEVIYSDDNSIDDSLELARQYQSQGLTVLESPRHQGVCETRNRGAAASSGDYLVFLDGDDIMPANYIEEHLKAMRNDTPFVYGPAQAFGDFSIFWDAPEWEGSDIWRNNFVNTSAMWRRKVFEVAGRWREGIKTMWDWDLALRGSRLGVPRRSNATLKYRQHAASWSANNREKTHDQQEAFMPEVRKLNARVAVGSIISGRIPKLFPAWMSAVAQATRLLDNSSKPELVLLDNSNDPDFRITIEKEVSRYWSTFQTIKIIPLEERVSHNHQSEEERRDAVSRFMAHACNQLRTHMGGEIHWIIEDDIMVPIQAGADLMQALVSGWTPPNAVSGCYHNRHIPKLYVGGWWNDDASHEITDLPADPFQVDYAGTGCLMYWDSRTPRYWSSHHAGIPAHDWNWSMELTGSGGQLLMLPQVCCQHAIDDISFV; encoded by the coding sequence ATGGTGGGCGGGCTAAAATTACCAGGAGAAAAAACGGGCAGGAATCCGAGCTTAGAAAAGTCTGTAAAGAAAAATCAGTCTCGCAGTCGAGTCAGCGTTATTATTGCGGCCCGCAATAACGAAAGATATCTGGCAGAAACCATCGAGTCTGCACTTCAACAATCCATCCCGTGTGAGGTGATATACTCGGACGACAACAGCATCGACGATTCCCTCGAACTGGCCCGTCAATATCAGTCGCAGGGGTTGACTGTTCTGGAGAGTCCTCGGCACCAGGGAGTCTGTGAAACGCGCAACCGTGGTGCTGCTGCATCTTCGGGGGACTACCTGGTGTTTCTGGATGGCGACGATATCATGCCCGCCAATTATATCGAAGAACATTTAAAAGCGATGCGGAATGACACTCCCTTTGTCTATGGGCCGGCTCAGGCGTTTGGTGATTTTTCCATCTTCTGGGATGCACCAGAGTGGGAGGGATCTGACATCTGGCGCAACAATTTTGTTAATACTTCGGCAATGTGGCGTCGAAAAGTATTTGAAGTGGCGGGACGCTGGCGCGAAGGTATTAAAACCATGTGGGACTGGGATCTGGCGTTGCGAGGATCTCGCCTGGGAGTTCCCCGGCGCAGCAATGCGACGCTCAAATACCGCCAGCATGCGGCTTCCTGGTCGGCAAACAATCGTGAGAAAACCCATGATCAGCAGGAAGCGTTCATGCCGGAAGTACGAAAGCTGAATGCACGCGTCGCTGTGGGCTCGATCATCAGTGGCCGAATTCCCAAATTGTTTCCCGCCTGGATGTCTGCTGTCGCCCAGGCGACACGGCTGCTCGACAACTCCTCAAAACCCGAGCTGGTTCTGCTTGATAACAGCAATGATCCCGATTTCCGTATCACGATTGAAAAAGAGGTGAGCCGCTACTGGTCCACTTTCCAGACCATCAAAATTATTCCATTGGAAGAGCGCGTCTCTCACAACCATCAGAGTGAAGAGGAACGGCGAGACGCTGTGTCTCGTTTTATGGCTCATGCCTGTAATCAACTTCGCACGCACATGGGTGGCGAAATTCATTGGATCATTGAAGACGATATCATGGTCCCTATTCAGGCAGGCGCCGATTTGATGCAGGCTCTTGTTTCAGGCTGGACACCTCCCAATGCGGTGTCTGGATGTTACCACAATCGCCATATTCCCAAGCTGTATGTCGGCGGCTGGTGGAACGACGATGCTTCCCACGAAATTACAGATCTGCCTGCAGATCCGTTTCAGGTCGACTACGCAGGCACTGGGTGTTTAATGTACTGGGATTCCAGAACCCCGCGTTATTGGAGCAGTCATCACGCAGGCATTCCCGCACATGACTGGAACTGGTCAATGGAGTTAACCGGATCAGGGGGGCAGCTGTTGATGTTGCCTCAAGTATGCTGCCAGCACGCCATTGACGATATCAGTTTTGTCTGA
- a CDS encoding NAD(P)/FAD-dependent oxidoreductase, translated as MDDLSSSEIDQNAREIRKEWAFKLTKAAKDDLFNMFHNKSDDFLDAVGAVRITIVGPPDDNQFNVFRSFDSDQEERIEPTLVVPAVGFQERLSELSEGHIQLSDFYLGCVHATYLDLFLVGFARPIIGNIPSISEVQARYICGVNRRNISSSC; from the coding sequence GTGGATGATTTATCGTCCTCTGAAATAGATCAGAATGCACGCGAGATCCGAAAAGAGTGGGCCTTTAAACTTACGAAAGCAGCAAAAGACGACTTGTTCAATATGTTTCATAACAAGAGCGATGATTTTTTAGATGCTGTCGGAGCAGTCAGGATTACCATTGTCGGTCCTCCCGATGACAATCAGTTCAATGTATTTCGCAGTTTTGATTCCGATCAGGAAGAGCGTATCGAGCCGACGCTTGTTGTTCCGGCAGTGGGGTTCCAGGAGAGGCTGAGTGAATTGTCGGAAGGACACATTCAACTTTCAGACTTTTACCTGGGCTGCGTACATGCAACCTATCTTGACTTGTTCCTTGTCGGCTTCGCGCGTCCGATTATTGGGAACATCCCATCCATCAGTGAGGTACAGGCACGTTATATTTGCGGGGTTAATCGCCGAAACATTTCCTCGTCCTGCTGA
- a CDS encoding NAD(P)/FAD-dependent oxidoreductase: MISDLKEEQSESSTEYFDCVILCTGLTAQPVQIDCQIKMLPVSELNHPDGLGHITDQRIVVIGGGESAVDYANRLAQPELNNKVFLSLRSGIRVSTRYHPIRGVPSDFLRNRLMLSIHENIRNWIGQRFVEL, translated from the coding sequence TTGATTTCTGACCTGAAGGAAGAACAGTCAGAATCAAGCACAGAATATTTTGATTGTGTAATCCTCTGTACTGGACTGACTGCTCAGCCGGTGCAAATAGACTGTCAAATCAAGATGTTGCCTGTTTCCGAGCTGAATCATCCCGACGGGCTGGGGCATATTACAGATCAACGTATTGTGGTCATCGGTGGTGGAGAGTCTGCCGTTGATTATGCCAACCGTCTTGCGCAGCCTGAGTTGAATAATAAAGTCTTTTTGTCATTGAGGTCGGGGATTCGAGTCAGCACCAGATATCATCCCATTCGAGGAGTGCCATCGGACTTTTTGAGAAATCGATTAATGCTATCGATTCACGAAAACATTCGAAACTGGATCGGCCAACGGTTCGTCGAATTGTGA
- a CDS encoding response regulator transcription factor: MPDICGIEAMELIRRKGVYHPVVIISAYGDIEKAVSVIKLGACDYLEKPFDKERCINAIEYAISQLDADGILSDADGYEYLRLYDRLTRREKQIFQLIADGQTGKQIANSMSISYRTMEKHKANVLKKLGGSSVTEIVHILYKIKDMPAYQKDESSP, encoded by the coding sequence ATGCCTGATATCTGTGGGATTGAAGCGATGGAACTGATTCGCAGAAAGGGTGTGTACCATCCGGTCGTAATAATAAGCGCTTACGGTGATATCGAGAAAGCGGTTTCCGTAATCAAGCTGGGTGCCTGCGACTACCTGGAAAAGCCCTTCGACAAAGAGAGATGCATTAATGCGATCGAGTATGCAATATCGCAACTGGATGCTGACGGAATTCTTTCTGATGCAGACGGGTATGAGTATTTGAGACTATACGACAGGCTGACCCGACGGGAAAAACAGATCTTTCAACTGATTGCAGACGGGCAGACGGGCAAGCAGATCGCAAATTCGATGTCGATCAGCTATCGCACCATGGAGAAGCATAAGGCGAATGTGTTGAAAAAACTGGGGGGCTCCAGTGTGACTGAGATTGTGCATATTCTCTACAAAATTAAAGACATGCCTGCATATCAGAAAGACGAGAGCAGTCCCTGA
- a CDS encoding putative bifunctional diguanylate cyclase/phosphodiesterase, protein MIKVNTEVRSELISSGLACSHAFRDAVYEAGIVAITDVQGRIIEVNDKFCQISGYTRDELIGQNHRILRSSEHTTEFFRDMYRTIARGFTWHGEICNQAKDGTLYWVDTTIAPMYDSQGKLEGYLALRIDISEQKWIVEHLERLAYHDPLTGLLNRAAIHNSIQNTIERNAGNHFALLFIDVDRFKLINDSFGHELGDKLLQKISHRLRKAVRMSDTIQAARLGGDEFVVLLNNLTSPQDATLVADRLMETLSQPYELSGHKIYSKASIGIVTSEHLSETANEMISSADLAMYEAKASQMGRPFVFDHRLRDKAQKRLYIENQLRDVISRDELTLFYQPIIELESGALKGVEALLRWFHPESGLILPTEFIPTAEEMGMIIPIGNFVIDEACRQFGEWRKSLEEHAPANLHVNVSRKQLEQPTLVAVVEQAIHNYAIPPESLHLEVTESVIMHDSQTSIQTLNQLSNLGVHIDVDDFGTGYSSLSCLCDLPIDVIKLDKEFIKKSKRRREGKLIKALITLADQVGLELIAEGIETPEQLKFLQLSGCEYGQGYLFSKPLSAEDMELSILNSKCNSSLLKK, encoded by the coding sequence GTGATTAAGGTCAATACTGAAGTTCGCAGTGAATTGATTAGTTCTGGATTAGCTTGTTCACACGCGTTTCGCGATGCGGTGTATGAAGCAGGGATCGTCGCAATTACTGATGTCCAAGGAAGGATTATTGAGGTGAACGATAAATTTTGTCAAATATCCGGTTACACCCGCGACGAGTTAATCGGTCAAAATCACCGTATACTCCGTTCTTCAGAGCATACTACCGAATTCTTCCGCGACATGTATCGAACGATTGCCAGAGGTTTTACCTGGCATGGCGAAATTTGTAATCAAGCCAAAGATGGAACGCTATATTGGGTAGACACAACGATTGCCCCTATGTACGACAGTCAGGGGAAACTGGAAGGATACTTGGCCCTACGGATCGATATCAGTGAGCAGAAATGGATCGTGGAGCATTTGGAGAGGCTCGCTTACCATGATCCGCTGACCGGTCTTCTCAACCGGGCCGCAATCCATAATTCTATCCAGAATACAATCGAACGTAATGCAGGTAATCACTTTGCTTTGCTTTTCATAGATGTTGACCGTTTTAAACTTATTAATGACAGCTTCGGTCATGAACTCGGAGACAAACTGTTACAGAAGATCTCTCACCGATTGCGCAAGGCGGTACGTATGTCGGATACAATCCAAGCAGCGCGTCTGGGAGGGGATGAGTTTGTTGTGTTACTCAATAATCTTACTTCTCCCCAGGATGCGACTCTCGTCGCGGATCGATTGATGGAAACTCTTTCGCAACCATATGAATTAAGTGGCCATAAAATTTACTCTAAGGCCAGCATCGGTATTGTGACCAGCGAACATCTCTCGGAGACTGCAAATGAAATGATTAGTAGTGCCGACCTCGCTATGTATGAAGCAAAAGCTTCCCAAATGGGCCGTCCGTTCGTATTTGATCATAGACTTCGCGACAAAGCCCAGAAGCGACTTTACATTGAAAACCAATTAAGAGATGTAATATCACGCGATGAACTCACACTTTTTTATCAACCGATAATTGAGTTAGAATCGGGGGCGTTGAAAGGGGTAGAGGCACTCCTCCGCTGGTTTCACCCGGAAAGTGGTCTCATTCTTCCCACTGAATTCATTCCTACTGCGGAAGAGATGGGCATGATCATACCAATCGGAAATTTTGTTATTGATGAGGCGTGCCGTCAATTCGGTGAGTGGCGAAAGTCATTGGAAGAGCACGCGCCTGCGAATCTGCATGTGAATGTCTCCCGCAAACAGTTAGAGCAGCCAACCTTGGTTGCGGTTGTAGAACAAGCGATTCATAATTATGCGATCCCCCCGGAATCTCTCCATCTTGAAGTTACCGAAAGCGTTATCATGCACGACAGTCAGACATCAATCCAGACGCTTAATCAACTGAGTAATCTGGGAGTGCATATTGATGTAGACGATTTTGGTACGGGATATTCATCTTTATCCTGCCTCTGTGATTTACCAATCGACGTAATCAAGCTAGATAAGGAATTCATCAAGAAATCAAAACGAAGACGTGAAGGAAAGCTTATCAAAGCCTTGATCACTCTAGCAGATCAAGTTGGTCTGGAACTGATCGCTGAGGGCATTGAAACCCCTGAACAACTGAAATTCTTGCAGCTGTCAGGATGCGAATACGGACAAGGTTACCTCTTTTCCAAACCTCTTAGTGCGGAAGATATGGAACTATCGATTCTCAATTCAAAGTGCAACTCATCGCTTCTGAAGAAATAA